In Carassius auratus strain Wakin unplaced genomic scaffold, ASM336829v1 scaf_tig00000254, whole genome shotgun sequence, the following proteins share a genomic window:
- the LOC113068886 gene encoding solute carrier family 2, facilitated glucose transporter member 1-like: protein MESNKKELTLQLMLAVGTAVIGSLQFGYNTGVINAPQKTIESFYNETWNKRYSEYIPSTTLTTLWSISVAIFSVGGIVGSFSVGLFVNRFGRRNSMLIVNILAFIAAALMGFSKLAESWEMLIIGRFIVGLYSGLSTGFVPMYVGEIAPTSLRGALGTLHQLGIVIGILIAQIFGMKEIMGTPTMWPFLLGFTFIPAILQCALLPFCPESPRYLLINQSEEAKAKSVLKKLRGTEDVDEAMQEMREESRQMMREKKVTIPELFRSSLYRQPIFIAIMLQLSQQFSGINAVFYYSTRIFEKAGVSEPVYATIGAGVVNTAFTVVSLFIVERAGRRSLHLIGLMGMAASSVLMTIAMALLDQVKWMSYISIVAIFSFVAFFEIGPGPIPWFIVAELFSQGPRPSAIAVAGFSNWFANFLVGMSFQYVEELTGPYVFIIFTVLLLLFFVFTYFKVPETKGRTFEEISASFRSGSEKYTRDDLNALGADSQL from the exons GAGCTGACGCTTCAGCTGATGTTGGCTGTTGGGACTGCTGTGATCGGCTCCTTGCAGTTTGGCTACAACACAGGAGTCATCAATGCCCCTCAGAAG ACCATCGAGTCTTTCTACAATGAGACGTGGAATAAAAGGTACTCGGAGTACATACCTTCGACCACTCTAACTACACTCTGGTCCATATCAGTGGCCATTTTCTCTGTGGGTGGCATTGTCGGCTCGTTCTCAGTTGGGCTCTTTGTAAACCGCTTTGGCAG GAGGAACTCAATGCTCATTGTTAATATTCTGGCCTTCATCGCTGCCGCTTTAATGGGCTTTTCCAAGCTGGCTGAATCCTGGGAGATGCTTATTATCGGACGCTTCATTGTTGGCCTTTACTCTGGCCTGTCCACAGGCTTTGTACCAATGTATGTTGGAGAAATCGCCCCAACTTCATTACGTGGGGCACTGGGCACACTTCATCAGCTTGGCATTGTCATTGGCATCCTCATAGCACAG ATCTTTGGTATGAAAGAAATCATGGGGACTCCTACAATGTGGCCCTTCCTACTTGGCTTTACTTTCATCCCAGCCATACTCCAGTGTGCCCTGCTGCCCTTCTGCCCCGAGAGCCCGCGCTACCTCCTCATCAACCAGAGCGAGGAGGCCAAAGCTAAGAGTG TGCTGAAGAAGCTCCGTGGCACTGAAGATGTGGATGAAGCCATGCAGGAGATGAGAGAAGAGAGCAGGCAGATGATGAGGGAGAAGAAGGTCACCATCCCTGAGCTCTTCCGCTCATCGCTCTACCGCCAGCCCATCTTCATTGCCATCATGCTGCAGCTCTCCCAGCAGTTCTCCGGTATAAATGCT gttttttattaCTCCACTCGTATATTTGAGAAAGCAGGAGTGTCTGAGCCGGTCTATGCCACCATTGGTGCTGGAGTTGTGAACACAGCATTCACAGTTGTGTCG CTGTTCATAGTGGAGCGAGCTGGCCGAAGATCACTACATCTTATCGGGCTGATGGGAATGGCTGCGTCTTCTGTTCTCATGACCATAGCTATGGCATTACTA GATCAAGTGAAATGGATGTCATATATCAGCATCGTAGCCATCTTCAGTTTTGTGGCATTTTTCGAGATCGGACCAGGCCCAATCCCGTGGTTCATTGTGGCAGAACTCTTCAGTCAAGGTCCTCGGCCTTCTGCCATCGCTGTTGCTGGTTTCTCCAACTGGTTTGCCAACTTTTTGGTGGGAATGAGCTTCCAGTATGTTGAG GAACTGACAGGGCCGTACGTTTTCATCATCTTTACTGTCCTCCTGCTGCTATTCTTTGTCTTTACCTACTTCAAAGTTCCTGAGACCAAAGGGCGGACATTTGAAGAGATCTCTGCGAGCTTCCGCTCAGGATCTGAGAAGTATACCCGAGATGATCTGAATGCATTGGGGGCAGATTCCCAGCTCTGA